In Virgibacillus sp. NKC19-16, a single genomic region encodes these proteins:
- the folK gene encoding 2-amino-4-hydroxy-6-hydroxymethyldihydropteridine diphosphokinase, with protein MNNAFIALGSNIEPRKEYLKVAIDTLSEDDSIFIRKKSSIYETAPVGYTDQSDFLNMVIEIDTSRTSYDLLRFCQKLEQKLGRDRKIRFGPRTIDLDILIYNQENSEIESLIIPHPRMHERAFVLIPLDEIAPGLIIPTWGKRVRDFLKELPASDIRDVTKWMQNESAEG; from the coding sequence ATGAATAACGCATTTATCGCTTTAGGATCTAATATTGAGCCAAGAAAAGAATACCTGAAAGTAGCTATAGATACACTCTCAGAGGATGATTCCATTTTTATCCGCAAAAAGTCATCAATCTATGAAACTGCGCCAGTAGGCTATACAGACCAGTCGGATTTTTTAAATATGGTTATTGAGATAGATACATCACGCACCTCTTATGATTTATTGCGGTTTTGTCAGAAGCTGGAGCAAAAATTGGGCCGGGATCGCAAAATTCGGTTTGGGCCCAGAACAATAGATCTTGACATTTTGATATATAATCAAGAGAATAGTGAAATAGAAAGTTTAATTATTCCACACCCAAGAATGCATGAGCGAGCATTCGTACTTATTCCATTAGATGAAATTGCACCAGGGTTAATCATACCAACATGGGGGAAGCGCGTGCGGGACTTTTTAAAGGAGCTTCCGGCATCTGATATAAGGGATGTAACAAAATGGATGCAAAATGAATCGGCGGAAGGATAA
- the lysS gene encoding lysine--tRNA ligase: protein MQVRLEKLNAYFEQGLNPFGEKFSRTHRAEELIELYNEFSKEELQEKEDEVTIAGRMMTKRGKGKAGFAHLQDISGQIQIYVRQDSIGEDAYEIFKTADIGDIIGVTGVMFKTKVGELSVKATQFQLLTKSLRPLPEKYHGLKDVEQRYRQRYLDLITNMDSKETFILRSKIIQSMRKYLNGEGFLEVETPMMHAIPGGASARPFLTHHNALDMPLYMRIAIELHLKRLIIGGLEKVYEIGRVFRNEGVSTRHNPEFTMIELYEAYADYRDIMALTENLIAHIAKEVLGSTKITYGDLEIDLEPEWTKLHIVDAIKEQTGVDFWENMSDEKARDLAKEHGVQITESMTFGHIVNEFFEQKVEETLVQPTFIYGHPLEISPLAKKNTEDERFTDRFELFIVGREHANAFSELNDPIDQRKRFEAQVKEREAGNDEAQLMDDDFLEALEYGMPPTGGLGIGIDRLVMLLTNAQSIRDVLLFPLMREK from the coding sequence ATGCAAGTTCGCCTGGAAAAATTAAACGCTTATTTCGAACAGGGACTGAACCCATTCGGCGAGAAATTTTCCAGAACACATAGAGCAGAAGAATTGATTGAGTTGTATAATGAATTTTCCAAAGAGGAATTGCAGGAAAAGGAAGATGAGGTTACCATCGCCGGAAGAATGATGACAAAGCGTGGAAAAGGTAAGGCCGGATTCGCACATTTGCAGGATATAAGTGGTCAAATACAAATTTATGTACGTCAGGATTCGATTGGTGAGGACGCTTATGAAATTTTTAAAACAGCGGATATAGGAGATATTATTGGTGTTACAGGAGTGATGTTCAAAACAAAAGTTGGGGAGCTATCTGTTAAGGCAACACAGTTCCAACTGTTAACAAAATCACTCCGTCCATTACCGGAAAAATACCATGGTTTAAAAGATGTTGAGCAACGTTATCGCCAGCGTTATTTGGATTTGATTACAAATATGGACAGCAAGGAAACCTTTATACTACGAAGCAAAATCATCCAATCGATGCGTAAATACTTGAATGGGGAAGGTTTCCTAGAGGTGGAAACTCCAATGATGCACGCGATCCCGGGCGGCGCATCTGCACGTCCTTTCCTAACACATCATAACGCGCTAGACATGCCATTATATATGCGTATCGCCATTGAACTACACTTAAAACGTCTGATAATTGGTGGTCTGGAGAAGGTTTATGAAATTGGACGTGTCTTCCGCAACGAAGGCGTTTCAACTAGACATAATCCAGAGTTTACGATGATTGAATTATATGAGGCCTATGCAGATTACCGCGATATCATGGCATTAACGGAAAATCTCATCGCTCATATCGCGAAGGAAGTGTTGGGATCAACGAAAATCACGTATGGTGATCTTGAAATCGATCTGGAACCGGAATGGACGAAACTTCATATCGTTGATGCGATAAAAGAGCAAACGGGTGTAGACTTCTGGGAGAACATGAGTGACGAAAAAGCTAGGGATCTTGCGAAAGAGCATGGCGTCCAAATTACAGAATCCATGACTTTTGGGCATATTGTTAATGAGTTCTTTGAACAAAAGGTGGAAGAGACATTAGTTCAGCCTACATTTATTTATGGGCATCCCTTGGAAATTTCTCCATTAGCAAAGAAAAATACAGAGGACGAGCGTTTTACGGATCGATTCGAATTATTTATTGTCGGCCGTGAACACGCAAATGCATTTAGTGAATTAAACGACCCTATTGATCAAAGAAAACGTTTTGAAGCACAAGTGAAAGAAAGAGAAGCAGGAAATGATGAAGCGCAACTAATGGATGATGACTTCCTGGAAGCGCTGGAATATGGCATGCCTCCAACAGGCGGTCTGGGAATTGGTATTGACCGACTTGTTATGCTGTTAACAAACGCACAATCGATTCGTGATGTATTGCTATTTCCATTAATGCGTGAAAAATAA